A genomic region of Methyloceanibacter stevinii contains the following coding sequences:
- a CDS encoding NADH:ubiquinone oxidoreductase subunit NDUFA12, translating to MGFFSDLFTWWHGDTLGTRLYTWRKGERVGEDGLGNVYYKERNGTRRWVIYKNLSEASQIPPEWHAWIHFITNEPPTDEDYKPRPWEEAHRPNLTGTYEAYRPPGSVMRPRVQEQPLDYEPWSPESS from the coding sequence ATGGGATTCTTCAGTGACTTGTTTACCTGGTGGCACGGCGACACGCTGGGCACGCGGCTCTATACGTGGCGCAAGGGCGAGCGCGTCGGCGAGGACGGGCTCGGCAACGTCTACTACAAGGAGCGGAACGGCACGCGCCGCTGGGTGATCTACAAGAACCTCTCCGAGGCCTCGCAGATACCGCCGGAATGGCACGCCTGGATTCACTTCATCACCAACGAGCCGCCCACGGACGAGGACTACAAGCCCCGGCCCTGGGAGGAGGCGCATCGGCCCAACCTGACCGGAACGTATGAAGCCTACCGGCCGCCGGGATCGGTCATGCGCCCGCGTGTGCAGGAGCAGCCGCTGGATTACGAACCCTGGTCGCCGGAATCCTCGTAA
- a CDS encoding class I SAM-dependent methyltransferase, translated as MLQRWSASDFAKNGQFIQDMAGPIFALLAPKPGERILDLGCGDGTLTAEIEAAGADVLGVDNSVELLAVARMKGLSVKRADAHELDYVQEFDAVFSNAALHWMQDPALVIDGVARALRPGGRFVGELGGHGNVAAIATALRAVVKARGGDPAQAVRWYFPTMEEYGALLSSHGFIVRDMALVPRSTPLKGDMQGWLGTFCRFFFDRFEEPERRDVLEEALELLRPSLCDTQGRWTVNHIRLRFSAERSPS; from the coding sequence ATGCTCCAACGCTGGTCTGCCTCCGACTTCGCGAAGAACGGGCAGTTCATCCAGGACATGGCCGGTCCCATCTTCGCGCTGCTCGCGCCCAAACCCGGTGAGCGGATCCTGGATCTGGGCTGCGGCGACGGCACGCTGACCGCGGAAATCGAAGCCGCGGGCGCCGACGTGCTCGGCGTCGACAACAGCGTCGAGTTACTGGCGGTCGCCCGCATGAAGGGCCTCTCGGTGAAGCGTGCCGATGCCCATGAGCTCGACTACGTTCAGGAGTTCGACGCGGTGTTCTCCAATGCGGCGCTGCATTGGATGCAAGATCCGGCCCTCGTGATCGATGGCGTCGCGCGGGCGCTCCGTCCGGGCGGCCGGTTCGTCGGAGAGCTTGGCGGTCATGGCAACGTCGCCGCCATCGCCACGGCCTTGCGCGCCGTCGTGAAGGCGCGCGGCGGCGACCCGGCCCAAGCGGTGCGCTGGTACTTTCCAACGATGGAAGAGTATGGCGCGTTGCTGTCGAGCCACGGATTCATCGTTCGGGACATGGCGCTCGTGCCGCGGTCGACGCCCCTCAAGGGGGACATGCAAGGTTGGCTCGGAACCTTCTGCCGGTTCTTCTTCGACCGGTTCGAAGAGCCGGAGCGCAGAGATGTCCTGGAGGAGGCGCTGGAGCTCTTGAGACCCTCGCTTTGCGATACGCAAGGCCGCTGGACGGTCAATCACATCCGGCTTCGCTTCAGCGCGGAGCGCAGTCCGAGTTAA
- a CDS encoding DUF2155 domain-containing protein, with translation MSSGVAPAGKIGSGALLVAILGAEASEEMGIKGSNRGQRLAGRAALAALAACTLALPASTAVAAPVENETAVFAALDKVTGRIQHLEIPIDQTVEFGALRVTPRICNSRPLTEKPDTASFVEVDEVKLTGEQQRIFTGWMFAESPGLHAVEHPVFDVWLTKCKDPIGGPPPESAETETEEASEEAAAAEPAPAPAAPPAAAPPARPAAPPPAARQQRPLLPWLQR, from the coding sequence GTGAGTAGCGGTGTCGCTCCCGCCGGCAAGATTGGCTCAGGAGCGTTACTAGTCGCGATCCTGGGGGCGGAAGCGAGCGAAGAGATGGGCATCAAGGGGAGCAATAGGGGACAGCGATTGGCCGGCCGCGCCGCTTTGGCCGCGCTTGCAGCCTGTACGTTGGCTCTCCCCGCAAGCACCGCTGTCGCCGCGCCGGTCGAGAACGAGACGGCCGTCTTCGCAGCCTTGGACAAGGTGACGGGCCGCATTCAGCATCTCGAGATTCCGATCGATCAGACCGTCGAGTTCGGTGCCCTGAGGGTAACGCCGCGCATCTGTAATTCGCGCCCGCTCACCGAGAAGCCCGATACGGCGTCCTTCGTCGAAGTCGACGAGGTAAAGTTGACGGGCGAACAGCAGCGCATTTTTACCGGCTGGATGTTTGCCGAAAGCCCAGGCCTTCACGCGGTCGAGCACCCTGTGTTCGATGTCTGGCTGACGAAGTGCAAGGATCCGATCGGCGGTCCCCCGCCCGAAAGCGCGGAGACCGAAACCGAAGAGGCATCCGAGGAAGCAGCTGCCGCCGAACCGGCGCCTGCACCGGCCGCGCCGCCTGCAGCGGCTCCGCCGGCCCGTCCCGCCGCGCCGCCACCGGCTGCCCGGCAGCAGCGGCCGCTCCTGCCTTGGCTACAACGCTAA
- the aat gene encoding leucyl/phenylalanyl-tRNA--protein transferase, with the protein MTSLDDVTIEITPQVLLKAYSCGIFPMAESADNNALYWIEPERRGILPLDAVHVSRSLAKTIRRGGYEVRIDNDYDAVIDGCAEPRSGRRSTWINSRIRSLYGELFALGHCHTVEVWQDGMLTGGLYGVHLGRAFFGESMFSRARDTSKIALVYLVARLKYGGFTLLDTQFITDHLVQFGAMEISRQVFQQLLEEALDCGAGSGSGDDGDMAAASFGALPADTDPAEILDLVSGASTPGSS; encoded by the coding sequence ATGACTTCTCTGGACGACGTCACGATCGAGATCACGCCTCAGGTTCTGCTGAAGGCGTATTCGTGCGGCATCTTCCCGATGGCGGAAAGCGCGGACAACAACGCGCTCTATTGGATCGAACCCGAGCGCCGCGGGATCCTGCCGCTGGACGCGGTCCACGTCTCCAGGAGCCTCGCTAAGACAATCCGCCGTGGCGGCTATGAAGTCAGAATCGACAACGACTACGACGCGGTGATCGACGGCTGCGCGGAGCCGCGATCCGGCCGCCGGAGTACCTGGATCAACAGTCGCATTCGCAGCCTCTATGGGGAGCTTTTCGCTCTCGGCCACTGCCACACGGTCGAAGTCTGGCAGGACGGCATGCTGACCGGCGGGCTTTACGGTGTCCATCTGGGCCGGGCGTTCTTCGGTGAGAGCATGTTTTCCCGGGCGCGGGACACCAGCAAGATTGCACTCGTCTATCTGGTCGCACGCCTAAAATATGGCGGCTTCACCCTGCTCGACACGCAGTTCATCACCGATCACCTCGTGCAGTTCGGCGCAATGGAGATCAGCCGGCAGGTCTTTCAGCAGCTTCTGGAAGAGGCTTTGGACTGCGGCGCGGGCAGCGGTAGCGGTGATGACGGGGATATGGCTGCCGCTTCGTTTGGTGCCCTGCCCGCCGATACGGATCCGGCCGAGATTCTGGACCTGGTCAGCGGCGCATCAACGCCGGGCTCCTCTTAG